A region from the Azospirillum thiophilum genome encodes:
- a CDS encoding AMP-binding protein: MIADALYARAAAAPDRPFLLFGDRTFTYGTMVALVECAVERLAGHGVTAGQTVAMLVGNRPGFLVAWFALSELGAIAVPLNTALVGDGLHYLLEQSEASLLIVEEEFRPNLPASTPQLLAMHEDFETAGFETADGGGRSPRPRLALPGGTANAILYTSGTTGLPKGAVIPNACYELAGAHMTEALGLTEADRILVFLPLFHANPQMYAVMSCLHAGATLALLPRFSASRLLDDARRFGATGFTYVGTVLSILAKRLTEADRGHALRWAVGGGAPPGVWREIEDRLGIAVRELYGMTETGGWVTMNTAATSRFGSVGAPRPDMEVRVVDGGDTPLPPGKKGEIVVRPGRPGLMFDGYWRKPEATVAATRNLWLHTGDRGSFDEDGFLHFDGRMKELIRRGGEMIAPAEIELALLNHPAIQDCAVVGVPDAIMGEEIKAVVVPRPGFAARDVESFLQGRIPAFMIPRFVETRPEIPKTATQKVQRHLLSDRLPTTVDLRPSKA, from the coding sequence GTGATCGCCGACGCCCTCTATGCCCGCGCCGCCGCCGCGCCCGACCGCCCCTTCCTGCTGTTCGGCGACCGGACCTTCACCTACGGCACGATGGTCGCCCTGGTGGAGTGTGCGGTCGAGCGGCTCGCCGGACATGGCGTGACCGCCGGGCAGACGGTAGCGATGCTGGTCGGCAACCGCCCCGGCTTCCTGGTCGCCTGGTTCGCCCTGTCGGAACTGGGTGCCATCGCCGTGCCGCTCAACACCGCCCTGGTCGGCGACGGACTGCATTATCTGCTGGAACAGAGCGAAGCCTCGTTGTTGATCGTGGAGGAGGAGTTCCGGCCGAACCTGCCCGCCTCCACCCCGCAGCTGCTCGCGATGCATGAGGACTTCGAGACGGCGGGCTTCGAGACGGCGGACGGCGGGGGGCGTTCACCACGCCCGCGGCTGGCCCTGCCCGGCGGGACCGCGAACGCCATCCTCTACACCTCGGGAACCACGGGGCTGCCCAAGGGGGCGGTCATTCCGAATGCCTGCTACGAGCTGGCCGGCGCACATATGACGGAAGCGCTGGGACTGACCGAGGCCGACCGCATTCTGGTCTTCCTGCCGCTGTTCCACGCCAACCCGCAGATGTACGCCGTGATGTCTTGCCTGCACGCCGGGGCCACGCTGGCCCTGCTGCCACGCTTCTCGGCCTCGCGGCTGCTCGACGATGCCCGGCGCTTCGGTGCCACCGGCTTCACCTATGTCGGCACGGTGCTGAGCATCCTGGCCAAGCGGCTGACCGAAGCGGACCGCGGCCACGCCCTGCGCTGGGCGGTCGGCGGCGGCGCCCCGCCGGGCGTCTGGCGGGAGATTGAGGATCGGTTGGGCATCGCCGTGCGCGAGCTGTACGGCATGACCGAGACCGGCGGCTGGGTGACGATGAACACCGCCGCCACCTCGCGCTTCGGTTCGGTCGGCGCACCGCGCCCCGACATGGAGGTGCGGGTGGTGGACGGGGGCGACACCCCGCTCCCACCCGGCAAGAAGGGCGAGATCGTCGTGCGGCCGGGCCGCCCCGGCCTGATGTTCGACGGCTACTGGAGGAAGCCCGAGGCGACCGTCGCGGCGACCCGGAACCTCTGGCTGCACACCGGCGACCGCGGCTCCTTCGACGAGGACGGATTCCTGCATTTCGACGGCCGCATGAAGGAGCTGATCCGGCGGGGCGGCGAGATGATCGCCCCGGCGGAAATCGAACTCGCCCTGTTGAATCATCCCGCCATCCAGGACTGCGCCGTGGTCGGCGTGCCGGACGCCATCATGGGCGAGGAGATCAAGGCGGTCGTCGTCCCAAGGCCCGGCTTCGCCGCACGGGACGTCGAGAGCTTCCTTCAAGGCCGCATTCCGGCCTTCATGATTCCCCGTTTCGTCGAAACGCGCCCCGAGATACCGAAGACCGCGACCCAGAAGGTGCAGCGTCACCTCCTGTCGGATCGGCTGCCGACCACCGTCGATCTCAGGCCGTCGAAGGCGTGA
- a CDS encoding enoyl-CoA hydratase-related protein — protein MSDATETAGTVRLERRGAVALLTLDAPKTRNAVTDPPVLDALIAALEEVGADRGVRVLIVTGAGRAFSAGGNIHDIRNRRGMFAGPADQVRNAYRDGVQRIPRTMANLEIPVIAAVNGPAYGAGCDLAFMCDLRIAGESARISSNFVRLGLISGDGGLWFLSRAAGPAVAAEMAFTGRAVSGTEAAALGLVSRVVPDGELLPAALALAGEIAANPPEAVRMTKRMLQQAGRVDLSTMLDMAAALQGICHAGEESRAAIAAAAGPVPQPPASEEQEEQAEGNTQT, from the coding sequence ATGAGTGACGCGACCGAGACCGCCGGAACCGTCCGGCTGGAGCGCCGGGGTGCCGTCGCGCTGCTGACGCTCGACGCGCCGAAGACCCGCAACGCGGTGACCGACCCGCCAGTGCTCGATGCGCTGATCGCCGCGCTGGAGGAGGTCGGGGCCGACCGCGGCGTCCGGGTTCTGATCGTGACCGGAGCCGGCAGGGCGTTCAGTGCCGGCGGCAACATCCACGACATCCGCAACCGGCGCGGCATGTTCGCCGGCCCGGCCGACCAGGTGCGCAACGCCTACCGCGACGGGGTGCAGCGCATTCCCCGGACCATGGCAAATCTGGAAATTCCGGTGATCGCGGCGGTCAACGGCCCGGCCTATGGCGCCGGCTGCGATCTGGCCTTCATGTGCGATCTGCGCATCGCCGGGGAGTCGGCACGCATCAGTTCCAACTTCGTCAGGCTCGGGCTGATTTCGGGCGACGGCGGTCTGTGGTTCCTGTCGCGCGCCGCCGGCCCGGCGGTCGCCGCCGAGATGGCCTTCACCGGCCGGGCGGTGAGCGGCACCGAAGCGGCTGCCCTGGGCCTCGTCTCCCGCGTCGTTCCCGATGGGGAGTTGCTGCCCGCAGCCCTCGCCCTGGCCGGCGAGATCGCGGCCAACCCGCCGGAGGCGGTGCGGATGACCAAGCGCATGCTGCAGCAGGCCGGACGGGTCGACCTGTCCACCATGCTGGACATGGCGGCCGCCCTCCAAGGCATCTGCCATGCCGGAGAGGAATCCCGCGCCGCCATCGCGGCGGCCGCCGGGCCGGTGCCGCAACCGCCGGCATCGGAAGAACAAGAAGAACAAGCCGAAGGCAACACGCAAACCTGA
- a CDS encoding GntR family transcriptional regulator produces MTDPGNQTEIGPAETGPAEFASMADKAYAGIEELIVSGTLPPRGFVSEKQLSAQLGIGRTPVREALKRLELDGMVTIVPSRGIMVTEVDVKLQLYVLDVRRELERLIARRAARYALPAERERCRAVAAEMLDAARAEDGMRFMHLDQEVNQLLDQCARNPVATQTIRPLRSLSRRFWFQNYHAHSGSLEDGARTHADLMLAIHKGDVEAAATASDRLMGYVEAYARETLRYPFGDELSGSRLSEGRAAQ; encoded by the coding sequence GTGACGGATCCGGGCAACCAGACTGAGATTGGGCCGGCCGAAACCGGGCCGGCCGAATTCGCGTCGATGGCCGACAAGGCCTATGCCGGGATCGAGGAACTGATCGTGTCCGGCACCTTGCCGCCGCGCGGCTTCGTTTCCGAAAAGCAGCTCAGCGCCCAGCTCGGCATCGGCCGCACCCCGGTCCGTGAGGCGCTGAAGCGGCTGGAGCTGGACGGCATGGTCACCATCGTCCCCTCCCGCGGGATCATGGTGACCGAGGTGGACGTCAAGCTCCAGCTCTATGTCCTGGACGTCCGCCGTGAGCTGGAGCGGCTGATCGCCCGCCGCGCCGCCCGCTACGCCCTGCCGGCGGAGCGGGAGCGCTGCCGGGCGGTCGCCGCGGAGATGCTGGACGCCGCCAGGGCGGAGGACGGGATGCGCTTCATGCATCTCGACCAGGAGGTCAACCAGCTTCTCGACCAGTGCGCCCGCAATCCGGTGGCGACCCAGACGATCCGCCCGCTGCGGTCGCTGTCGCGGCGCTTCTGGTTCCAGAACTACCACGCCCATTCAGGCAGCCTGGAGGATGGCGCCCGGACCCACGCCGACCTGATGCTGGCGATCCACAAGGGCGACGTGGAGGCGGCGGCGACCGCATCGGACCGGCTGATGGGCTATGTGGAGGCCTATGCGCGCGAGACCCTGCGCTACCCCTTCGGGGACGAGCTTTCCGGGAGCCGGCTTTCCGAAGGGCGGGCGGCGCAGTAG
- a CDS encoding Lrp/AsnC family transcriptional regulator, whose product MSTLDPLDERLITLLRHDGRRSISDLALELGVSRATVRARMERLERAGIIIGYTVILRADTVEAPVRGIMLIDVEGHAADRVVRALSGFPEVLEIHTTNGRWDLIVELSAPSLPDLDAILRRIRLIPGITGSETNLLLNTPRSTRARL is encoded by the coding sequence ATGTCCACGCTCGACCCGCTCGACGAGAGGCTGATCACCCTGCTGCGCCATGACGGCCGCCGCAGCATTTCCGACCTCGCGCTGGAATTGGGGGTGTCGCGCGCCACGGTGCGGGCGCGGATGGAGCGGCTTGAGCGCGCCGGCATCATCATCGGCTACACCGTGATCCTGCGCGCCGATACGGTGGAGGCGCCCGTCCGCGGCATCATGCTGATCGATGTGGAAGGGCATGCGGCCGACCGGGTGGTGCGGGCGCTGAGCGGCTTTCCCGAGGTGCTGGAAATCCACACCACCAACGGCCGTTGGGACCTGATCGTGGAGCTGTCGGCGCCAAGCCTGCCCGACCTGGACGCGATCCTGCGGCGCATCCGCCTGATCCCCGGCATCACCGGCAGCGAGACGAACCTGCTGCTGAACACCCCGCGCAGCACCCGGGCGCGGTTGTGA
- a CDS encoding acyl-CoA dehydrogenase family protein, with protein sequence MALWTDLVEPEFLEPLRRVVAEHVEPQADAIDRDDVYPVAAIKALAGHGYNSLTLSPDQGGAGLGFAHCAALFEEASYASAAVGISLITILQAQTIIRLFGSDSLKRAVLPEFGRGLVTSYALTEANHGSDIRSLDTKAVRDGDSWILTGRKSFITSGSAAEAYVILAETQVGVSAFFVRRGMDGVSTEEGPNAATFGLRNGPHVDLVLDRVALPADHLIGVEGKGVRQAVTTLDYSRTMAAAISLGIARAAFDGALSFAAGRSAFDRRILDFQGIQWYFADMLAEIDAARLLTYAAARALDSHTDIARFGSEAKLLASRVATDTAARAVQICGAYGVMESARFGRYLRDAKAYEIAGGSSEILKNTIAKRLQHHVAEGIALGGEAGR encoded by the coding sequence ATGGCTTTGTGGACCGATCTGGTCGAACCGGAATTTCTCGAACCGCTGCGGCGCGTCGTCGCCGAGCATGTTGAACCGCAGGCGGACGCCATCGACCGCGACGACGTCTATCCCGTCGCGGCGATCAAGGCGCTGGCCGGCCACGGCTACAACAGCCTGACCCTGTCGCCGGACCAGGGCGGCGCCGGCCTGGGCTTCGCCCATTGCGCCGCCCTGTTCGAGGAGGCGTCCTATGCCAGCGCAGCGGTCGGCATCAGCCTGATCACCATCCTCCAGGCCCAGACCATCATACGGCTGTTCGGCTCCGACAGCCTGAAGCGCGCGGTCCTGCCGGAGTTCGGCCGCGGCCTCGTCACCTCCTACGCCCTGACCGAGGCCAACCACGGCAGCGACATCCGCAGCCTGGACACCAAGGCGGTGCGCGACGGCGACAGCTGGATCCTGACCGGGCGGAAATCCTTCATCACCTCCGGGTCGGCGGCGGAAGCCTATGTGATCCTGGCGGAGACGCAGGTCGGCGTGTCCGCCTTCTTCGTGCGCCGCGGCATGGACGGCGTCTCGACCGAGGAGGGCCCGAATGCCGCGACCTTCGGGCTGCGCAACGGGCCGCATGTCGATCTGGTGCTGGATCGCGTAGCGCTGCCGGCCGACCATCTGATCGGGGTGGAGGGCAAGGGCGTCCGGCAGGCGGTGACGACGCTGGACTATTCGCGCACCATGGCCGCCGCCATCAGCCTGGGCATCGCGCGGGCCGCCTTCGACGGCGCCCTGTCCTTCGCCGCCGGGCGCAGCGCCTTCGACCGCAGGATCCTGGATTTCCAGGGAATCCAATGGTATTTCGCCGACATGCTGGCGGAGATCGACGCCGCCCGGCTGCTGACCTACGCCGCCGCCCGGGCGCTCGACAGCCATACCGACATCGCCCGCTTCGGCAGCGAGGCCAAGCTGCTGGCCAGCCGGGTCGCCACCGACACCGCCGCCCGCGCGGTGCAGATCTGCGGCGCCTACGGCGTCATGGAATCGGCGCGCTTCGGCCGATACCTGCGCGATGCCAAGGCTTACGAGATCGCCGGAGGCTCGTCGGAGATCCTCAAGAACACCATCGCCAAGCGCCTGCAACATCATGTGGCCGAAGGGATCGCCCTGGGCGGGGAGGCAGGCCGGTGA
- a CDS encoding ornithine cyclodeaminase → MIPNLNLVPFVSVDHMMKLVLRIGVERFLSELAAYVEEDFRRWESFDKTPRVASHSADGVIELMPTSDGRIYGFKYVNGHPKNTREGRQTVTAFGVLSDVANGYPVLMSEMTILTALRTAATSAVAAKHLAPRDASCMAIIGNGAQAEFQALAFKALLGVDRLRLYDIDPAATQKCVRNLQDRGFEIAACRSTEEAVEGADIITTVTADKQYATILTDNMVGAGIHINAVGGDCPGKTELHRDILLRSDIFVEYTPQTRIEGEIQQLAADHPVTELWQVMTGAAPGRADARRITLFDSVGFATEDFSALRYVRDVLAGTGLYQDLDMLADPDEPRDLFGMILRAGREGSVSPG, encoded by the coding sequence ATGATCCCGAACCTGAACCTCGTCCCCTTCGTCAGTGTCGACCACATGATGAAGCTGGTGCTGCGCATCGGCGTGGAGCGCTTCCTGTCGGAGCTGGCCGCCTATGTCGAGGAGGATTTCCGCCGCTGGGAGAGCTTCGACAAGACCCCGCGTGTCGCCTCCCACAGCGCCGACGGCGTGATCGAGCTGATGCCGACCAGCGACGGCCGCATCTATGGCTTCAAATACGTCAACGGCCACCCCAAGAACACGCGCGAGGGGCGCCAGACCGTCACCGCCTTCGGCGTGCTGTCCGACGTCGCCAACGGCTATCCCGTGCTGATGTCGGAGATGACCATCCTGACCGCTCTGCGCACCGCCGCGACCTCCGCCGTCGCGGCGAAGCATCTGGCGCCGCGCGACGCCTCCTGCATGGCGATCATCGGCAACGGCGCCCAGGCCGAATTCCAGGCGCTCGCCTTCAAGGCCCTGCTGGGCGTCGACCGGCTCCGGCTCTACGACATCGACCCCGCCGCCACGCAAAAATGCGTGCGCAACCTGCAGGACCGGGGTTTCGAAATCGCCGCCTGCCGCTCGACCGAGGAGGCGGTGGAGGGCGCCGACATCATCACCACGGTGACCGCCGACAAGCAGTATGCCACCATCCTGACCGACAACATGGTCGGGGCCGGCATCCACATCAACGCTGTCGGCGGCGACTGCCCCGGCAAGACGGAACTGCACCGCGACATCCTGCTGCGCTCCGACATCTTCGTCGAATACACGCCTCAGACCCGCATCGAAGGCGAGATCCAGCAGCTGGCCGCCGACCACCCGGTGACCGAGCTGTGGCAGGTGATGACCGGTGCGGCACCCGGCCGGGCCGACGCCCGGAGAATCACCCTGTTCGACAGCGTCGGCTTCGCGACCGAGGATTTCTCAGCCCTGCGCTATGTCCGCGACGTGCTGGCCGGCACCGGGCTCTACCAGGATCTCGACATGCTGGCAGACCCCGACGAACCGCGCGACCTGTTCGGCATGATCCTGCGTGCCGGACGGGAGGGAAGCGTCAGCCCCGGCTGA
- a CDS encoding ABC transporter substrate-binding protein yields MKKPVSNPIAHAVLAATAVLALCASPWSAASAAAQGGQPAPAASPASTGPIRIGVLTDLSGSLADLSGRGSVEAVKMAVEDFGASVLGRPVEVVAADHQNKADIGSQIANDWYDNKNVELIIDLPNSAVMLAIQELGRRKNKIVIGTAGGSSDFTGKACSPNGIHWVYDTYALAAGTGRTMVKQGGDSWYFITLDYSFGLSLERDTAAFVTGAGGKVLGSARHPLNSADFSSYLLQAQASKAKVIGLANAGGDLINTVKQAAEFGITRQGQKLAGLLMFLSDIHALGLETAQGLVLTESFYWDQNEATRTFSKRFFERTGRMPTMVQAGNYGAITHYLKAVKAAGTSDTATVMKTMRETPINDFMTRDGRIREDGRVLRDMYLFEVKTPAESKSPWDYYKQLGVIAAADAARPLAESDCPLVRNKAAAAKP; encoded by the coding sequence ATGAAAAAGCCCGTGTCGAACCCCATCGCGCATGCGGTCCTGGCGGCCACGGCCGTTCTGGCGCTCTGCGCCTCCCCCTGGTCGGCCGCTTCGGCGGCGGCCCAGGGCGGCCAGCCGGCCCCTGCCGCTTCCCCCGCGTCCACCGGGCCGATCCGCATCGGCGTGCTGACCGATCTGTCGGGCTCGCTGGCCGACCTCAGCGGCCGCGGCAGCGTCGAGGCGGTCAAGATGGCGGTCGAGGATTTCGGTGCCTCCGTGCTCGGCCGCCCGGTCGAGGTGGTGGCCGCCGACCACCAGAACAAGGCCGACATCGGCTCGCAGATCGCCAACGACTGGTATGACAACAAGAATGTCGAGCTGATCATCGACCTGCCCAACTCGGCGGTGATGCTGGCGATCCAGGAACTGGGCCGGCGCAAGAACAAGATCGTGATCGGCACCGCCGGGGGGTCGTCCGACTTCACCGGCAAGGCCTGCTCGCCGAACGGCATCCATTGGGTCTACGACACCTACGCGCTGGCCGCCGGAACCGGGCGGACCATGGTCAAGCAGGGCGGCGACAGCTGGTACTTCATCACGCTGGACTATTCCTTCGGCCTGTCGCTGGAGCGCGATACCGCCGCCTTCGTCACCGGCGCGGGGGGCAAGGTCCTGGGCTCCGCCCGCCATCCGCTGAACAGCGCCGACTTCTCGTCCTACCTGCTGCAGGCGCAGGCGAGCAAGGCAAAGGTCATCGGGCTGGCCAATGCCGGCGGCGACCTGATCAACACCGTCAAGCAGGCGGCCGAGTTCGGCATCACCCGGCAGGGCCAGAAGCTGGCCGGCCTGCTGATGTTCCTGTCCGACATCCATGCGCTGGGGCTGGAGACGGCGCAGGGGCTGGTGCTGACAGAATCCTTCTATTGGGACCAGAACGAGGCCACGCGGACCTTCTCCAAGCGCTTTTTCGAGCGGACCGGGCGGATGCCGACCATGGTCCAGGCCGGCAACTACGGCGCGATCACCCATTATCTGAAGGCGGTCAAGGCCGCCGGGACGTCCGACACGGCCACGGTGATGAAGACGATGCGCGAGACGCCGATCAACGACTTCATGACCAGGGACGGGCGCATCCGCGAGGACGGCCGGGTGCTGCGCGACATGTACCTGTTCGAGGTGAAGACCCCGGCGGAGTCGAAGAGCCCCTGGGACTACTACAAGCAGCTCGGCGTCATCGCCGCGGCCGACGCCGCCCGCCCGCTGGCTGAAAGCGACTGTCCGCTGGTCCGCAACAAGGCCGCCGCCGCGAAGCCCTGA
- the rocF gene encoding arginase, which produces MMKPKQCRLIGVPVQDGAGRRGCEMGPSAFRTADIASAIAGLGHGVTDLGNVAPVALRPPAHGNATLKFLPEVAGWTAALAAAAYEASAGPDALPVFMGGDHSLAAGTLTGLARRAEESGRELFVLWLDAHPDFHTLDSSESGNLHGVPMAYATGRGGFDGYFPPAAGRIKPENVCMMGIRSVDPAERLALESSGIAIHDMRTIDEYGIAPLLRGFLRKVQDAQGLLHVSLDVDFLDPGIAPGVGTTVPGGATFREAHLVMEMLHDTGLVSSVDLVELNPFLDERGRTAILMVDLLASLLGRRVLDYPTRSF; this is translated from the coding sequence ATGATGAAGCCGAAGCAGTGCCGCCTGATCGGGGTGCCGGTGCAGGACGGCGCCGGGCGGCGCGGCTGCGAGATGGGGCCGAGCGCCTTCCGCACCGCCGACATCGCGAGCGCGATCGCCGGACTCGGCCACGGCGTCACCGATCTCGGCAATGTGGCGCCGGTCGCGCTGCGGCCGCCGGCGCATGGCAACGCCACGCTGAAATTCCTGCCGGAGGTGGCGGGCTGGACCGCAGCCCTGGCAGCGGCGGCCTATGAGGCCAGCGCCGGGCCGGACGCCCTGCCGGTCTTCATGGGCGGCGACCACAGCCTCGCCGCCGGGACGCTGACCGGCCTCGCCCGGCGGGCGGAGGAGAGCGGACGGGAACTGTTCGTGCTGTGGCTGGATGCCCACCCGGATTTCCACACCCTGGACAGCTCGGAAAGCGGCAACCTGCATGGCGTGCCGATGGCCTATGCCACCGGCCGCGGCGGCTTCGACGGCTATTTCCCGCCCGCAGCCGGCCGCATCAAGCCGGAAAACGTCTGCATGATGGGCATCCGCAGCGTCGATCCGGCCGAAAGGCTGGCGCTGGAATCCTCCGGCATCGCCATCCACGACATGCGGACCATCGACGAATACGGTATCGCCCCGCTGCTGCGCGGCTTCCTGCGCAAGGTCCAGGATGCGCAGGGCCTGCTCCATGTCAGCCTGGACGTCGATTTCCTCGATCCCGGCATCGCCCCCGGCGTCGGCACGACGGTTCCCGGCGGCGCCACCTTCCGGGAGGCCCATCTGGTGATGGAGATGCTGCACGACACCGGGCTGGTCAGCAGCGTCGACCTGGTCGAGCTGAACCCCTTCCTGGACGAGCGCGGGCGCACCGCCATCCTGATGGTGGACCTGCTGGCCAGCCTGCTCGGCCGCCGCGTCCTCGACTACCCCACCCGCAGCTTCTGA
- a CDS encoding phytanoyl-CoA dioxygenase family protein yields the protein MRLTDAQIAEYEERGFLVFPGLVSHEEVEILRRDLQRVAGFEDEGVIREKSGTVRSVFRVHDGRSPTASPPFQALAELPRVLDPARQVLGDEPVYVYHTKCNLKDAIDGAIWQWHQDYGYWKTDGVARPDMTTSLLMLDEATEIGGCLYFIPGSHKLGRLDPEMDETTTSYKLWTVPKQQVIDLMTQFGDPVAITGKPGTVVLFHPNLVHGSGHNMSRHSRWHIYTVYNQASNRPQGVEKPRPEWVVARRCEPLDTGSDDAILRLGAAAQAAE from the coding sequence ATGAGACTGACGGACGCCCAGATTGCCGAGTATGAGGAGCGCGGGTTCCTGGTGTTCCCCGGGCTGGTGTCGCATGAGGAGGTCGAGATCCTGCGCCGCGACCTGCAGCGGGTGGCGGGATTCGAGGACGAGGGCGTGATCCGCGAAAAAAGCGGCACGGTCCGTTCGGTGTTCCGTGTCCATGACGGGCGCAGCCCGACCGCTTCACCGCCCTTCCAGGCGCTGGCGGAGTTGCCCCGCGTGCTGGATCCGGCCCGTCAGGTGCTGGGCGACGAGCCGGTCTATGTCTACCACACCAAATGCAACCTGAAGGACGCGATCGACGGCGCCATCTGGCAATGGCACCAGGATTACGGCTATTGGAAGACCGACGGCGTCGCCCGCCCGGACATGACGACCTCGCTGCTGATGCTGGACGAGGCGACGGAGATCGGCGGCTGCCTCTATTTCATCCCCGGCAGCCACAAGCTGGGCCGTCTCGACCCGGAAATGGACGAGACGACGACCTCCTACAAGCTGTGGACGGTGCCCAAGCAGCAGGTCATCGACCTGATGACGCAATTCGGCGACCCGGTGGCGATCACCGGCAAGCCCGGCACTGTCGTGTTGTTCCACCCGAACCTCGTCCACGGTTCGGGCCACAACATGTCGCGCCATTCGCGCTGGCACATCTACACCGTCTACAATCAGGCTTCCAACCGGCCGCAGGGGGTCGAGAAGCCGCGCCCCGAATGGGTGGTCGCCCGCCGTTGCGAACCGCTGGACACCGGCAGCGACGACGCCATTCTGCGGCTGGGCGCCGCGGCACAGGCGGCGGAGTAG
- a CDS encoding alcohol dehydrogenase catalytic domain-containing protein — protein MAGMPFRAAVLREIGAPLSIEPLTLAPLEPNDVLIRMHAAGLCHTDREAMTGAFAVPVPVVLGHEGAGVVEAVGSAVQRVKPGQRVVCTIYAACGQCYYCRHDQPMLCEMVAPNHRAATLSAGRKLLRDGDGREVGHFLSVSSFAEYAVVPESAAIPVPDEMPFDRACLLGCSVITGVGAALRVAKVGLGDSVVVVGCGPVGLNVVQGARLAGAGSIVAVDRRPDKLERASAFGATHTMLVEKGESVAEQVRAITGGRGADHAFEAAGVVGSLQEAVDCTRPGGSVTILGKTDPNRLVELRFGSISGERRILRSSLGGARAADDFPAYARAYLDGRLCLDELIDRRLPLEDINDAFGDVERGDVIRAVVVMHE, from the coding sequence ATGGCGGGAATGCCGTTCCGGGCGGCGGTGCTTCGCGAGATCGGAGCGCCGCTGTCCATCGAACCTTTGACCCTGGCTCCGCTCGAGCCGAACGACGTGCTGATCCGCATGCATGCCGCCGGCCTCTGCCATACCGACCGCGAGGCGATGACCGGTGCCTTCGCCGTCCCGGTGCCGGTGGTGCTCGGCCATGAGGGCGCCGGTGTGGTCGAGGCGGTCGGATCGGCGGTCCAGCGGGTGAAGCCCGGTCAGCGCGTCGTCTGCACCATCTACGCCGCCTGCGGCCAGTGCTACTACTGCCGCCACGACCAGCCGATGCTGTGCGAGATGGTGGCGCCCAACCACCGGGCGGCCACGCTGTCGGCCGGGCGCAAGCTGCTGCGCGACGGCGACGGGCGGGAGGTCGGGCATTTCCTCAGCGTCTCTTCCTTCGCCGAATATGCGGTGGTGCCGGAGTCGGCGGCCATCCCGGTTCCGGACGAAATGCCGTTCGACCGGGCCTGCCTGCTGGGTTGCAGCGTCATCACCGGCGTCGGGGCGGCGCTTCGCGTGGCGAAGGTGGGGCTGGGCGACAGCGTTGTCGTGGTCGGCTGCGGGCCGGTCGGGCTGAACGTGGTGCAGGGCGCACGGCTTGCCGGGGCCGGCTCGATCGTTGCCGTGGACCGCCGCCCGGACAAGCTGGAGCGCGCAAGCGCCTTCGGCGCCACCCACACCATGCTCGTGGAAAAAGGGGAGAGCGTGGCGGAGCAGGTCCGCGCCATCACCGGCGGGCGCGGTGCCGACCATGCCTTCGAGGCGGCCGGGGTCGTCGGCTCGTTGCAGGAGGCGGTGGACTGCACCCGGCCGGGCGGCAGCGTCACCATCCTCGGCAAGACCGATCCCAACCGGCTGGTCGAACTGCGCTTCGGCTCGATCTCCGGGGAACGGCGCATCCTGCGCTCCAGCCTGGGCGGGGCCCGGGCGGCCGACGATTTTCCGGCCTATGCCCGCGCCTATCTGGATGGCCGGCTGTGCCTGGACGAGTTGATCGACCGGCGCCTCCCGCTGGAAGACATCAACGATGCCTTCGGGGACGTGGAGCGCGGGGACGTGATCCGCGCCGTGGTGGTGATGCATGAGTGA